The sequence TTTACTTCTCTTGTACGTTTTGCAGAAAGTCCAAGTGGGAAACAGTCTTTCCTAAGTCATTAAATTAAAGGTATTAATGGCCCTCACTTCtcaaattctgctctcagtgCTGTATAAATATTTGAGTGTCTTCAACTTGACTTTGGAATCAAGAAAAGTAGCCCAAAGCTAATTTATAGTATGAAAACGTTAAACAGTgttctgaagagaaaatttcaccatcttttctttttactttcctgaATCTTTTCGCAATCTTAGGGAATTACACTGATAGGGTACGGTTTTCATTAAGTGACTTcttatatttttaatctattcTAAATGTATTTAACATCTCTCCTATTCATTACAGATTTCCTTCAACATCTCCAGTTAAACCTCTACCAAGTTCATGTCCACCAAAGGAGAACTTGGAAAACTTCTCTAGAGacaaagaaagactttttaaacTGCCGCATTTATCCAggagaacttttaaaaaacatgagtTACTACAGTCTCTGGTAATAACTTGCCTTTCTTACATAATTGTAGTTGCCATGTAATCTCTTTATTCTTGAAAGAAGCAAACACCCAGAAGCAATCATCTTTTAGTGAAACTGTTCTGTTGTGTCATCTTCCCTTCTAGCTGAAAAAATGTATTGGTAGGTTCTTCTAGATAGTGAAATAGAACATTTATGTTGGTATTATAGAAAGATGCAGTTATATTTTATAATGAAGTGTCTTGGTGACATGTGCTGTTTCTCTTCTTGCAtgtacaaaaagaaattttgctaAATGGCCCATAAATATTCAAGCAAAACTGTAACACGGCATTTTTGAAACCCTGTCAGCAAGTGAAAGGGATTATGCATTTGACAGGAGAAATTAAGTATGCTCTTAAACCTGTAAGAAGCTGTTTTCTAATCTTTGTATTGTCAATAGGTTTGTTGGGAAGGGAAATTGGGGTAGGGGTGTTGGTAAAGTGTTATTGATGCAGCCATGTTACCTAAGCAGAAAGAAGGGTCATTTGACCCCCCCATCCACTGTAGTATAGGGCTAATTTTGCATCAATATGATCTGGGATTACACAGAGTTTTAgttgtgtatatatgtgtaagCAATTGAGCATCTTGTGTCATCAGTATGGgaggtatttttgttttcttttggattgttttgtttgttttgtctccTTCAGTGCAGAATTATGCCTGctacagtattttaaagtattaggAGGGCTGGAAGGTGGAGTTCTAGAAATTATTGGGACAATATGTTCCTGTTGaaacttaatatatttttttcatttaggaCAAGTAAAAGGCACAAATTATTTAACTGTTCTGCttactttttgaaaaagattCAATGTGAGTGTTTAGCCCTTTATTCTTTGAGATTTGGGGATATGTATGTACTTTCTGAATTTAGACTGTGATCCTAAAGGAGAATACTTCGCCTACTAATACATTTGGATTTGATGTATTTCTATCTTTTAAAGTGCTGACTTCTGAGTTGATTAGGTCTTTTTcataatgtctttttttgcttttagttgGGTATGCTTACATTTCAGTGCTGAGACTGTTAAGGTTACTCCCTTGATCGTGTTTTAGAATTTAATATTCTGCAGAATGCCCTAGACTTTTGAGAAcaatttttacttaattttgaATTATCTTAAGAGGCTTGTTTATCTTACTGTAGAAACCACTCATTTTCAGGAAAacttagaaaaaacaaacccagatgTAATAGAGGAAAATAAGGAAGACATTCTGCATAGGAAGGAAATAAGCCACGAATATGTGCAAGAAACTTGGAGAAATATAATTCTAATACAGTAAGTATTAAATTGTAAAAAGTACCTTCTTGTATATGTGCTTTGGGCATGTAATGGCCCAATCAAGGTTTTGGcttgcaaattttaaaattatgtttcagGTTTAATGTTTTTTACTAACTATTGTTTACATATGCTTTCTCATGTATTTATTAACATTGGATTGTTGTATTTAAGAAACTTTTTGAAATCTATTGTTGCTCGTGTTGAAGTATATTTCAAGTATCATAGATGCTCGTTCTTAatgggttttggtgtttgtcCCAGGAAAAAGTGTGTCCTCAAATTGTCCTTCTGCAAGCGTGAATTTATTTAACAGCAAACTAGCTTATCAAGTAACTGGTGTTTGAATAGTACAGAAAGAACTTGTTTTCATTCATTACTAGCAAACCTTTTAGACAACATCTGCTCTTTTCCACCCCACAGTTTGCAAACCATTTTAGGCATCCCATCTTTGGAAGAAGTCTTGCAGCCAACACAGATAGTTCCTGAGTATGTCATATACAATATGACTAACACGAGCAAACACGGTGTTGTTATTTTGCAGAACAAATCAGgtaagattttgtttgtttgtttcctgtttttGCTTAAAGATTCTGTATGGTGCATTGTAACAAACAGTAAATGATATTTAAAGTAATATGTTTCATGGTCTGTCTCTTACACTTTTTTCCAAACTAGAGTACAGTTCAGTATGTTTGTTTAGAAGGTTTTGTAAGTGTATTGCATTCACACTTAGATTACATGTGTGTAGCAATATTtgaaattagttttaaatttgATCTTTTATATTATTACATGTGTGCCATTATTTGTACTAGTTAAGTCTTTGGGTTTATGTATAAATACTGtacttgtttgtttcttttagaagACCTCCCTCACTGGGTGTTGTCAGCTATGAAATGCCTCGCATACTGTAAGTCACTGAATAGCTTTCAAGTTCCAGAAACCTATTTTGAGGTGAAAGTGAAATATACTTGCATGTTAATGTCAATCATGatgtttcattttggaaatCCAAATAATCTAAGTGCCTTGATCTGTTGAGAAGGGATGAAAGCAATACATGGCAAATTACTGCACAAAAATGTAACCTAAATGTTAACATATGTTAAATATGTTATATTTCAGGCAATCAAGATATCAGTCCTTTAGGAGTCTAGCTAGTTATCCTGCTTTTAGGTTGCATCGTCTGATTCTGCATATGAGTTTTTGGCAATGTGAACAGATTAAATTAGTGGAAGAAGAGGGGCTTCGGTGTTCCTTAATCCATGAAATGTATGGGAGAATTAATTAAACTCTAAGCTTTCAGTGGAAGCATGCTGTCTGAGGACATGAAAAAGTTAAGGACTGTTTTTTACACAAATAATTCCTATTAACAAAGAGTCAGGCAGGGAGAAAACTTGAGTGGTTGGGCAAAACATGTGTGGTTTCTTCTAATGCAGGTTTTCAGAAGTAAAGGgactttccttttccagttaCTGGCTTTGAGCTGGACTAAAACACTTCCTGCATCTCATATTAAACTGGGGAGGCCAATTCACAGAAAACCAGTTGTCTTAgaagaaatcaaacaaaatttTGCAAAGGATTTGAGACAAAAGCATGCTCCTATAGTCAGCTTTATTACTAAATTTGTCACAAGAACAGAAGGAAGAGTTCCACTCACTTGTTCTTGGATCCTGGACTTGGAGTATAGCTCCTCTGGTACTTCCTTATCTGCTTCCCCACCtttttcttaaactgtctttagaAAAAGCTTATGCTTAAAACCCAGTAAGATACCTTTATAGTTCAGCTGTGGAAAATGAAGGCCTTCAATGCCTTACCAATCACTGCGTGGCAGATGAGATGGATTTTTAAAGTCAGACATTTTAGCTGTTAAATGTGTTGTGTGACAGAACTGAACTTTCATTGTTTGCAGATGGAGAGTCAGTCTGCATGCCTCCCTTATTTTGGTATTAATGTATGAAATATCAAGCAGCGAAACTGAAAGTGGTTATAACTTACAGAAAACCTAGtgcttctctgttttgttttctttgtgtatctgcttaaatgtaaaatttagTAAGGTGTGATGTTAAATCTTAAGCTTCAGAAAAGAAGCATCAGTTACCTAAGGCATTAGTGTTATGTGTACTTGAGCAGCTGCCTTGGAATTACTGGGAATGTATTTACTGTGGAGTAATACAATTAACATAGGTTTTCACACATGGAGGGAGTGGGGGAGTACTTTCTCAGTGAAGCTATGAAGTTCAGTTTTTAATGGCTCAGTCTGATGTGGATTCTCTTGCTAATAAAGGAGTGGTTTTGTTCTTCAGCATGTGCTGTAGCAGACTTGTGTGGTACTAATCACCTTTTTCCTTTACAGTGCCATTGATTTTTATGCAGCTTCACAGAATCTAACTGCCTTTGAGGCTTCCTTTGTCAGATGTGTTTGAAATTGTGTTACAAACACATACAGATCACAATTTGTAAGCTTTGCATCTCTATGAAGCAGGCTTTGAAAAGAttctggagaagcagaggaCAATTAGACtgaccttcccccccccaaaaaaaaaaaccaaaccaaccctgCCTCTTTAAATGGCTAACAGGGCATGCTAGACTTAGATGAGTGCCTCAAATGAAATCAGAGATGATGAGCTCTTTTTATATGTGTGCTTGCCCTGCTGTTTAAGTCTTGCCCTGATTCCTGGCCATCTCCTTCATTGGTTCCCCTCAAAGCTATAGTAGCTATAACATGGTTGGATGGTGTTTATACATCAGTATATATCTCTAGCTGCTCAGTGGAACCGTGGTAGGAGTCCATGCAGGGTTAGTGTGGTTTCAGAAGTTCAGTTTGCAGCATATGTGCTTGTGAAAATGACACACacgccctttttttttttttttcccttcaacatgacactttttcttcagctgcattCCCAAATATATAGAGCCTCTTACCTGAAGAGCACTGTTAGGTAAAGCAGAACAGGGAAGAGCTTGGTGAGTGGATTTAAGTCAAAGTGGAAAAAGTAGCTGAGCACTGGTCTTTGAGCATTTCAATACCTTAATTCTCACATCAGTACTGTATTTAGAACTGATAGGTCTTTGTATTCATGAGATGAAAACTGCAGGCaacctttctggtttttttgaaTTCTCAATTTCTAATTTGAGTGGATTAGCTCAAGTGGAGATTTTATCTCTGCATCTGCTAGCTATACTGTAACCAAATGATTAAGGCGGTAGTTACTTTGCGCagtgaaaactaaaaatatgtaCACTGGCAGGGGGAATACTGCTCtactacatatatattttagtgTAGTAATGTGATTATGATTATAAAGGTTGATCATATCAAAAGTTAAATTTTCCCTGGTTCTATGTGTAATTAAAACTGCCATCTCCTAATTCATTACAATTGGCTTTGTAAGGTAGCTTATTTAATTTGTAGGAGTTCAGTGGAGTATGATAACATTAGGGTTAAAAGATCTGTACAATGTCAAATTTTATTCATACCTGGACCCctttcattcattctttttcttgtctgtaGCAACGTGGTCAAGGTTTATTAACCAGATCTCCTGGATTATTGGATTGTTTATCTGTCCACTTCTGAAGAAAAGATCCACCATGGGAGTAGTGGTGAACAAAACTTTCTCTTGGTGAACCGTTTGAATAGAGGAGTTGTAAAGAGGAGGTCCCCACAAAGGGAAAAGATGCTGACCAGCTCTGTTCGGCCTATGCGTAAAGcaacatgtatatatatattgttGGGCTTCTCAGCACACTCTTCCAAGTTGGTCATAGCATAAGCTCCTTGATCTGGAAGCTAGAGCTCCCTGTGGGAGAACTGAGATTACTGTAGTTTGGAAGTTTGTGATTATCTTGCTGAGGAACCTATAAAGGGCATAAAtgagtttttttttatttccttggtGTGGAACAGCATGTTGAAACTGAGCACAACTCCTCAGTGGCTATATAGAATATTTTATACTGTTTTTGCTTACAAGTGGTATAGTGCTGAACTAAACTAAATATTTGTATATTGCTGGCATGGTTCTTTTCTTGTGAAACAGTCATTCCTACAAGAACAAACTTAtgttcactttttaattttatttttttaataatggagTTGTGAGAGTAAATACTtttgtgaattttctttcttcacctctTTTTAGGGCCTAGAAATAATGACATGAGCCAACCAACTTACAGTGGGTTTGAACGGGATGTATTCAGAACAGTTGCTGATTACTTTCTCAATCTCCCTGAACCATTACTTACTTTTGAATACTATGAactttttgttaatattttaggTATGTATGAATTTAGAAATAATCAGTGCAAGCTATAAGTTTATATCAATTGGGGAACAAATCTGTAATTCAAAGCAGACCTTGACCCCCTAATCTGTATGGCAGCTTGAATCTGAGGAATATCATCAATACTATCATTCTGTATTACAATATTAACTGAAATGCAGCTCTGTCTCATAATATCCTATATAAATTGCTGTCTGAGCTAACATTCTAAATATGCAATaaccataatttaaaaatatgtgcttGTTCTGCCAGTTCCTCACTATTGCAGTGTTAACTTTATTCTTGCCTGTTGGTTGCAGTTATCTTGTTACATTGCTTTTGGACTGAGCTAAATTTTTCTTAGGCTTTACTAACTGAGTCAACTATAAATTAGTGTCTCTGTATTTGTTGTCTTCTCTGCTCAGTTAGCAACTTTCTTTCTGAGCTTGTTCATTTTCATACCACTTGCATCTTAacttatatttcattttctgatagTTATGTGTGGCTACATCACAATTCCAGATATATGCAGTGGAAAACATTCTGTCCAAGATGAGAAATGTGACCCACAACCTTCAAAAACTCTTCACTTGAACTCTTTCAAGTCAACTGAGTGTCTTCTTCTAAGCCTGCTTTGCAAAGAgcctgacaaaaaaaagaaagactatgAAGCTTCCAGGAAGTCTTCTTCAGAAGAGCTAGCTATTGAAAAACAATGTGCAAAGAAATTGCAGCAATATAAACTGACATGTAAACAAGGTAGTGCTGATAATCTAATAGGAGGAAGTTGTCAAAATCTTTCAGGTTTCAGGAATGAACAAGATCCACCTCAAGCATTTAGGACAAGATGTTACTCTTTGGAAAGAATTGGACATGCTACTTCAAGTGTATGTAATAAAGGAGAAGCTGATTCCCTCAGGCAAAGTGATGTGAACACCATCCTGGGcacaagaaatggaaaacagtcaCTACCATATGAGCATAAAGCTAATTCTGTACTGGGGCTTGGTTTTGATAACACATGTCAAAAACAAACCCATGGTATCAAGAGAGTGTCTGCCTCAACTCTTCAGAATAAAGAGCTATATAATGAAAAGCACGGATCGAAGCAAATATGTAGGTCTCTGAGTTTACTTGGCAAGAGGGACTCCAAAAGTTGCACTAGCATTAATGTACCAGTTGCTGAAATCACAGTAAAGCCAAGGTCTCAACTTTGTGGGCAAGGAAAACCAAATACCTCTGGTGTGGCTTCTTCAGTGGACGTCAGGACTGAGGTTTCTGATATCACCATCAAAAAAAGACTCTGCAAAAGTACCACAGAACTCTCAGAATACTCTTTCACTCACTCTTATATGTTGACTGGCACGCAAAGTAAGATGGCTTTCTGAAGCATGTTGTATTGGCTTATTGCGTTGTCTAACTAATCTTTGCTTCCTTAATCTTTGGCACTGTTGCTAGGTTTTTTGATATGCATATAACATCACCTAtggggctttaaaaaaaaaaaaaaattctggttgCTACATTGCTCTGTCTAACGGCAGTCTTTCCTATCTCTGCTAACAAACAGTAGCATGTAGTATCTTTGGAGTCTTAAACTTGATGTGTCAGTAATTCACCCTTCTGTTCAGGTAAGTAATAAGAAATTCTGACCTAGACACTGTTTAAGAGTGAGGCAGGGCATTTGCACAGACCTGCCTGTTGAAGGAGATGTCTTTTTCCAGTCTTTGAAACACGTTTTCTGGAAGTAGTTCTGTGAATAATGTTAGTGTCACTTCTTAATTGTACTAGCAGTTTATCATAATGAAGCAAGTTGAGTGTGACCACACAAAAAAAGGCCACATAACATTATCTACTATGTTACAGCTGATTTCTATGAAACATATATTAttgtccttgaaaaaaaaaagaaatttctggtACTGAGAGAAAAATATCCTAAAAGTTTGTTCAAGTCTTAATGACAGCCGTCTTTAACTTGTAGATCTCCTTCAGCCTCATTTAGAAAGAATTGCCATTGAAGCACTACAGATATGTTGTTTGTTGCTTCCACCACCAAATCGTAGAAAGATTCAGCTTCTAATGCGTATGATCTCTCGGATCAGTGAAAATGTTGATATGCCACGACTGCATGATGCAATGGGCACACGTTCTTTGGTAAGAGAATGATGAGTGCAGTTATttctatgtttttttaaagaatattgcTGAAGTAACGCTAAGAATGCTAGCTGTATTTCGTACTTGAGGTTCTTGGCTCATTGCAATTAAATAGTGATTAACGGGCAATTTTTCATGTCCAGAATATTTACAAAATCCTGATTTGAAGCAAGTGCTTTCTTGTCTCCATCCTaatatatttcaattattagtgttgcttttgtttagtttgggaggagaagggaaataatttcttaagaGTGCAAATGATTGTTTAGTCTGATTTCTCACCTAACTGCCATTTAACTTAAAAGGTGTTGGCAAAGTGTCTGTAGAAAACCTTTCTTGGGCTGAACACTTGTGTATGTGAAGTTATGACAAAAACGGTTCCAAAGAAGTAAATTGATTGCCTAGTGAGTTTAAAGACTAGCTTTCAAGGTCTGAGTTCAAGCTTTCATTGGAATGACTAATGATTTTTTGTCAAGCAAGATGAGGTAAAACAGCAAAGTATCTGCACATGCTAATTTAAAATAAGCCTACTAAAAGCTGGAAATATgaaagctgtaaaaatgttttttaaagctatttaaaaCTGGATCTTGGTGTGCATTAGGTCTTGGTTAAGTTGgttctgcagggtttttttaatcacctCACTTGTCTCAAGATGGCTAATTGAAGATGTACACTTTTCTACAGGGGAAGactttttcttattattacctctttaaatatgtatttcttaatTGAAAGTACTGTTCAATCCAAAAAAAGTACAAGTCTAATGTTATAAGAAGGTACTTTAtttcagatgaggaaaaaattataattggttttcttcctctcttgaCCAGTGGTGCAGGCAAGAGAGATTGCAATGAAAGTTGGTATTGGAGGATTCATTGTGCCACTTGTGTAGACTGGAAAGAAGGCAAATCCCTCAACTTCACGTACTAATGATCTGCTAAACACTTCTAGATGATACAGACTTTTTCTCGATGCGTGCTATGCTGTGCAGAAGAAGTAGATCTTGATGAGCTGCTTTCTACACGATTAGTTTCATTTCTAATGGACCATcaacaagaaatatttaaagtacCAACTTACCTGCAGGTTGCAGTGCGAGATCACATAGAATACGTGAAGATGGCTCAGGTTGGTGGCATGACAGAAGTTTAAGTTCATTTGCTAATTGCAGAGTATTTGTTACTTCTGAAGGTGGGATGGGAAAACTGCAAATAAACCCACTATATTTTGAATGTAAACTTTTATTAAACTGTTGGTGCAATCGTAGATACTAGCTACGTTACAATGTTTTGCGACTCATGATGTTGCTGTAAGTTAGTATGCTTGGATATTTCTTGGGTACCTTCTTACTGAAGTAGTACATAATCATTTGAGTATATGCAGACCCTTCAACTCTTGTTTCAGTGCAAACATCCAAAGGAAGAAATTTGTGCCATATTGCCAACATATTCATACTGCAAACAAATAACTCCTCAGGAGTTTGAAGAACAAAAGGTTTCTACCTCTCAAGCTGCAGTGACAGAGCTCTTAGAGAACATTATCAAAGATAAAAACCTGTctgtaaaagacaaaaagaaaaagttaaaacagGTAAGAAACTTGGTGgatatttcttctgcttctgaaaacacCTTTTTGAGGGAAGGATCTCAGTCACTAGACCCTGGTACAGAACAAGAGCAGACTGTTGTTACATTAGAGggtaaagaagtttggcagaaaataaacccctttgcattccagcttgtcctcagatatcagaggggcTAGGCGTGGCTAGGCTTAGATTCTGAGTGATGCCCAGTTTGACACTGTAAGTCCAGTCGCattcaatatattgaactaCCTCGATCACAGATACACAAATAGCGCGATGTACTTTCAGTCTAGTCGTGTTCAATGAACTAACATGGCCAGACTTAAGGAGCTTGGTCGCATTCAGTGAGAACCCTCACAGCTAGATTAATCAATCATGCAGTTTATTGAAGCAACAGaagtacaggttcttttggaatgctggtgataaatacactgtctgcaaagcacacgcaaataataatacagtcgaCTGcaagcacactaaattatggaaaaagatttctgagtttcccagggaagcactcggtataACTGAGGGTTCAAATCTCACCCAACAGGCGTCCctgtgggggggaagagaggttcagcctgtCAGCTGATCCCAGAAATCAGTGAtgtcctcctgacttgtctatgatggtgtTTTCCCTAGCATTCCTCCTCTCTAAAGCCATTTTaatactattttcttatttttaggtggagcttgagtgattctagtcatacatacctttattatgaTTGGTGTAAAGTCTTCTTGCTTTACTTCTGAAGGTATAAGCTAGAgaaattcagagcgcgtgctcagtgaGGAGTGGTCGCACCTTGAAGGCGGGTAGCCTTTGGGAcggaggtgtgttttggtattataatgagcgAATTTTATCCAGAGGACTTGActgacagaaaatggaaaaatgctgGTGCAAGGCTGGCTCAGGATAACAACCATGCGGTTTATCAGTTCCATAGTGCCATCCAGTTCCCGTCCCTGTGATGATATCCCAGAGCCTGGCCACAGTGTTTCCACTCTGCTCCACCTCCCATGTTGTTTCTCAGAGTCAGCAaaccaagctcccctggtgttgctaacatctaaggttgcaggttatgttgcttagggaattacTATGGAACAGATTCCTTGCATATCCACTGCATTCCGCCCTGGAGGTTTATCTTCTCTTAAGAGGTGGGCATATCAATAAGTCAGCTCCAGCAATCATTTCACAACTGTATAGAGAGAAATGCTTGTTTTATAGAAGAGAGCTGTTTAATGTGTTTTGACTGTGTGCTCTGATTGGGATTTTAAAGATGGTGTCTAATACAGTATTTGATACTGTCTGGCAGCAGTGGTGTTCAAATAATGGTTTAAAACCAGTATAAAATTATTCTAAGATACTGCTTTCCATTACATAATGTGTGATAGAATTATAGCATGGTTTCTTGTGGTGCACTGGCTGTACAAGTTTACTGTTAAAATGCTATAGATGGGCTTAAAATCAATAGGCGAtaaaagcagtgattttttgCTCAAGCTCTATCTGTTCAGAGTTCTGAAACATTCTTTTCTGTGGACTTAGCTTTGTGTTTTGTAACGTGTATATTGCTCAAGATTATCTGGTACTTCTATGGCCTACTAATGTATTGCCTAATACTAAAGCTAAAATACAGCAGTTCTGGCAGGATTTAATActggagggttttttcttttttggaaaacCTTTGACAAGTATTTCTGACCAATTGAATAGTATTGTACTTGTCCTAGAATCTCCTAAGCAAGTCTTGTGACTCAaatttgaaaaagcagcttttcagagcaagcacatttctttctctttggtgCCCCTCCCCCAGCTTCTGCAACACTGACTTTCATATGTGTTGTGAAAACTTTCTGGTCCTGTAAAAGCAAAGGCTGGACTTTTGTTCAAGTTCATTAAAACTTCCTGCATGTAAAGAAGAGTACTTAATTACAGTCAATTAAAACTTGGAGTAAGCAAGCAGTAAGAAGTGATACACAGGAGCACTTGAAGCAGGTGaagtggggaggaaggaaataaaCTAAAATCCTCTCATAGTAAAACTTGAAGTACATACTTAAATTTTGGTGAGTTCCCACCAAAGTCCGGAAGCAGCTTGTACTGCAAGGGCCACGTGTtagcaaagtttatttttaagatttgtaGAGCTATATTGTTATAGTCTTGCCATTTGTGCTGGGATAGCTGGTGATGTGATAAATCACAACTTTTTGGAgcagtttatatatataaagtttTGATACTTTGAATTGGGCAAGCCAAATACATGGCACGCACTAGAGGGTTAGATCCAACTTGTATCAATGCCAAAAGTTACAAATGGTGTCATTTTCTATAGGTTGAATCAATCGGCAGAAAGCTGTGGCTGATGCATAGGTGTATGTACCATTATTCCTTCCTGAGGCCTTACACAGGAAACAGGCAAAATGTCAAAAACATGTCTCTGAAACCAGATATTTTTGTTTAGCTGTATATCTGCAGGAATTGAAAAATTAACTCCCTTGGTTAAGTATTAAGCTTTCCTGAGAGAATACCTTCAAAATCTGCTGAACCTTAACTTCCATTTAGGTAAAACATTCATCATTGTGATTCTTGAAAGACAGCTTTCCAAGCATAAACAGAATAGATGCCAATGCTGGCTGGACAGCATGGCTTTTCACATGGGTAGCTACTGTGCCTTGCTTGGGGGGTGGAATGCTGGTTGTGCTGTTCAAACCGTAAGCAGCATTGCTGTTAATCAGCTGATGAACAACACGGTGAGCAACTGCAGACTCATTGCTAACGGAGATCCAGGCAGTTAGAACAGTACAACATTTGCTCACAGCGCTGTTCCACTCACAGCAGCTAAAAATCCTTGGGAATAAAATGCGATTAGaagcttttctcatttcaaCAGAAGATGAACTGCCTGACAAAATTTGACTGATTGTTTATCAGTTGTGAACTCATAAGCATAAAGGGCCACGGCTTTGGTTAAGTGTCACAGCAGAGTTACTTTACATGCTGATAGTCTTGCTCCTCCTGCTGTTATGCATCCTCACGAAGTGATTCATGCTCAAGCCCTGCACAGCTGGAGTTTTTGGTGGAGtctgatattttattttatttttttgtttttgtgttttctagTTTCAGAAGGAATACCCTTTAATCTACCAGAACAGATTTCCAActacagaaaatgaagcaatGCTATTTGATAACAAACCTACCATCAAACAACCAATGCTTAGCCTAAGAAAACCAGGATTTCGTAGCCTAAGATACTAATTTCACCACACCTCAGctgcttatttattttgtggATGTATGTATGAATGATTTGCCAAAGGGCACTTTCTACAGAAGTTTGGTGGCTGTGTgtgtagaagaaaaatgtttacatgGACACTATGTCGAAAGGTgccaaaataacttttttttgtgcagATAACTTTTGAATGACTGctaagagagaaataaatatttatctgtttACAAATTATTACAATATACTATGctcagtaaaataaatgtgaaaataagCATGAGGCTATTAGTAACCAAAAATTTATATATGATTTTCATATGGGAAACTAACGATATGCATATTGTTGTAacttttttaatgtctgttCAGGAA comes from Haliaeetus albicilla chromosome 8, bHalAlb1.1, whole genome shotgun sequence and encodes:
- the DEPDC1 gene encoding DEP domain-containing protein 1A isoform X4, which encodes MESRPAAPGPYRATKLWNEITKYFRAGMPLRKHRQHFKKHGSCFTASEAVEWLHEVLRNNSNFGPEVTRQQTVQLLRKFLKNHVIEDIKGRWGSENLEDNGVLYRFPSTSPVKPLPSSCPPKENLENFSRDKERLFKLPHLSRRTFKKHELLQSLENLEKTNPDVIEENKEDILHRKEISHEYVQETWRNIILIHLQTILGIPSLEEVLQPTQIVPEYVIYNMTNTSKHGVVILQNKSEDLPHWVLSAMKCLAYWPRNNDMSQPTYSGFERDVFRTVADYFLNLPEPLLTFEYYELFVNILDLLQPHLERIAIEALQICCLLLPPPNRRKIQLLMRMISRISENVDMPRLHDAMGTRSLMIQTFSRCVLCCAEEVDLDELLSTRLVSFLMDHQQEIFKVPTYLQVAVRDHIEYVKMAQCKHPKEEICAILPTYSYCKQITPQEFEEQKVSTSQAAVTELLENIIKDKNLSVKDKKKKLKQFQKEYPLIYQNRFPTTENEAMLFDNKPTIKQPMLSLRKPGFRSLRY
- the DEPDC1 gene encoding DEP domain-containing protein 1A isoform X5 codes for the protein MESRPAAPGPYRATKLWNEITKYFRAGMPLRKHRQHFKKHGSCFTASEAVEWLHEVLRNNSNFGPEVTRQQTVQLLRKFLKNHVIEDIKGRWGSENLEDNGVLYRFPSTSPVKPLPSSCPPKENLENFSRDKERLFKLPHLSRRTFKKHELLQSLENLEKTNPDVIEENKEDILHRKEISHEYVQETWRNIILIHLQTILGIPSLEEVLQPTQIVPEYVIYNMTNTSKHGVVILQNKSEDLPHWVLSAMKCLAYYLLQPHLERIAIEALQICCLLLPPPNRRKIQLLMRMISRISENVDMPRLHDAMGTRSLMIQTFSRCVLCCAEEVDLDELLSTRLVSFLMDHQQEIFKVPTYLQVAVRDHIEYVKMAQCKHPKEEICAILPTYSYCKQITPQEFEEQKVSTSQAAVTELLENIIKDKNLSVKDKKKKLKQFQKEYPLIYQNRFPTTENEAMLFDNKPTIKQPMLSLRKPGFRSLRY
- the DEPDC1 gene encoding DEP domain-containing protein 1A isoform X2 → MESRPAAPGPYRATKLWNEITKYFRAGMPLRKHRQHFKKHGSCFTASEAVEWLHEVLRNNSNFGPEVTRQQTVQLLRKFLKNHVIEDIKGRWGSENLEDNGVLYRFPSTSPVKPLPSSCPPKENLENFSRDKERLFKLPHLSRRTFKKHELLQSLENLEKTNPDVIEENKEDILHRKEISHEYVQETWRNIILIHLQTILGIPSLEEVLQPTQIVPEYVIYNMTNTSKHGVVILQNKSEDLPHWVLSAMKCLAYWPRNNDMSQPTYSGFERDVFRTVADYFLNLPEPLLTFEYYELFVNILDICSGKHSVQDEKCDPQPSKTLHLNSFKSTECLLLSLLCKEPDKKKKDYEASRKSSSEELAIEKQCAKKLQQYKLTCKQGSADNLIGGSCQNLSGFRNEQDPPQAFRTRCYSLERIGHATSSVCNKGEADSLRQSDVNTILGTRNGKQSLPYEHKANSVLGLGFDNTCQKQTHGIKRVSASTLQNKELYNEKHGSKQICRSLSLLGKRDSKSCTSINVPVAEITVKPRSQLCGQGKPNTSGVASSVDVRTEVSDITIKKRLCKSTTELSEYSFTHSYMLTGTQNLLQPHLERIAIEALQICCLLLPPPNRRKIQLLMRMISRISENVDMPRLHDAMGTRSLMIQTFSRCVLCCAEEVDLDELLSTRLVSFLMDHQQEIFKVPTYLQVAVRDHIEYVKMAQCKHPKEEICAILPTYSYCKQITPQEFEEQKVSTSQAAVTELLENIIKDKNLSVKDKKKKLKQFQKEYPLIYQNRFPTTENEAMLFDNKPTIKQPMLSLRKPGFRSLRY